A single Bacillus sp. HMF5848 DNA region contains:
- a CDS encoding amidase family protein gives MKDRKLIELANEWLVEATIEDLQRAMSTREISSKQLVMMYLHRIAQFDKQGPNINSVLEVNPQAIQIAEALDLERADTGPRSDLHGIPVLLKDNIDTGDDLHTSAGSLALRNHRAMKDSFVAKKLREAGAVILGKTNLTEWANFMTDNMPNGYSSRGGQVKNPYGPGSFDVGGSSSGSGAAVAANLCALAIGTETSGSILSPASSNSVVGIKPTVGLISRTGIIPISHTQDTAGPIARTVLDAAILLQLIVGKDETDPVTLTNPNANIDYVKELKGSSIEGLRIGVPNDAYYEYLNEDEKDLMNAVLDTLRSLGATVIEDVKMPPVELPWDFNVLLYEFKTGLNAYLRHTNSYESVKNLADVIAFNEQHANDTLKYGQTLLIQAEETTGTLTEPTYINSLLNDQYICKEAGIDAVLEQNNLDILLFANNYGAGIPAKAGYPSITVPAGYTNEGKPLGATFTSAAFKEMVLLKVAYAFEKATKYRKAPTF, from the coding sequence ATGAAAGATAGAAAATTGATTGAATTGGCAAATGAATGGCTTGTTGAAGCAACTATTGAAGATTTACAAAGAGCTATGTCAACAAGGGAAATATCCTCTAAACAATTAGTTATGATGTACTTACATAGAATTGCACAGTTCGATAAGCAAGGTCCAAACATAAATTCTGTTTTAGAAGTAAATCCACAGGCCATTCAAATTGCTGAGGCATTGGATTTGGAGAGAGCTGATACAGGACCTAGAAGTGACCTTCATGGCATTCCTGTTTTATTAAAGGATAATATTGATACAGGAGATGACCTTCATACTAGTGCAGGATCATTAGCGTTAAGAAATCATAGAGCTATGAAAGATTCATTTGTGGCTAAAAAGCTACGTGAGGCAGGGGCAGTAATATTAGGAAAAACAAATTTAACGGAATGGGCCAATTTCATGACAGACAATATGCCGAATGGATACAGTTCACGTGGTGGACAGGTAAAAAATCCATATGGTCCTGGGTCATTTGATGTAGGAGGCTCGAGCAGTGGGTCTGGTGCTGCTGTAGCAGCAAATTTATGTGCTTTAGCAATCGGGACAGAAACATCAGGTTCTATCTTAAGTCCTGCAAGTTCTAATAGTGTAGTAGGAATTAAACCAACAGTTGGTCTAATTAGTCGTACAGGCATTATTCCTATATCCCATACACAAGATACAGCGGGACCTATCGCTCGAACAGTTCTCGATGCTGCTATCTTATTGCAATTAATTGTCGGTAAAGATGAGACTGATCCAGTGACTTTAACTAATCCTAATGCCAACATTGATTATGTTAAAGAACTAAAAGGTTCGTCGATAGAGGGATTACGCATTGGTGTACCTAACGATGCTTACTATGAATATCTAAATGAAGATGAAAAAGATTTGATGAATGCTGTGTTAGACACATTGCGAAGCTTAGGTGCCACCGTTATTGAGGATGTTAAAATGCCACCAGTTGAACTACCTTGGGATTTTAATGTTTTACTATATGAGTTTAAAACAGGCTTAAACGCTTATTTACGTCATACTAACTCGTATGAATCTGTTAAAAATTTAGCAGATGTTATAGCTTTTAACGAACAGCATGCGAACGATACCTTGAAATATGGGCAAACTTTACTTATACAGGCAGAGGAGACGACTGGTACATTAACTGAGCCTACTTATATCAACAGCCTTTTAAATGATCAATACATATGTAAAGAAGCTGGAATAGACGCGGTATTGGAGCAAAATAACCTTGATATATTATTGTTTGCTAATAATTATGGCGCGGGAATTCCTGCGAAAGCAGGGTATCCTTCAATTACAGTGCCCGCAGGATATACAAACGAAGGAAAACCGTTAGGGGCTACTTTTACAAGTGCAGCCTTCAAAGAAATGGTATTACTAAAAGTAGCTTACGCTTTTGAAAAGGCAACGAAGTATCGTAAGGCTCCTACTTTTTAA
- the gndA gene encoding NADP-dependent phosphogluconate dehydrogenase, producing MTKQQIGVVGVGVMGKSLVLNFESKGYSVALYDVDTEKPKHIVEEHPDKLLKATISIEEFVNSLEVPRKILLMVKAGDVTDLAIESLLPHLQENDIIIDGGNTYFFDTMRRNKALAEKGIHFIGAGVSGGEEGALKGPAIMPGGQREAYDLMRPMLEDIAAKVNGEPCTTYIGPDGAGHYVKMVHNGIEYGDMQLISEAYFLLKHTLQLSAKELHEVFAEWNKGELDSYLIEITADIFTKYDDETGKPLVDVILDKAGQKGTGKWTSQSALDLGVPLPVITESVFARFVSALKEERAYASNLLKGPEAASYTGDRQELIEKVRKALYLSKLISYAQGFAQLRAASNEYNWDLQYGDIAMIFRGGCIIRAAFLQNIKDAFDRNKELANLLLDEYFKDIADRYQQSLRDVLVVAIQHGIPVPCFAAALNYYDSYRTETLPANLLQAQRDYFGAHTYERTDKEGIFHTDWLKI from the coding sequence ATGACAAAACAACAAATTGGTGTAGTAGGAGTTGGCGTAATGGGCAAAAGCCTTGTACTCAACTTTGAAAGCAAGGGCTATTCAGTTGCTCTCTACGATGTAGACACCGAAAAACCAAAGCACATTGTCGAAGAACACCCCGACAAACTATTAAAAGCTACAATTTCTATAGAAGAATTTGTGAACTCTCTCGAAGTACCTAGAAAAATATTATTGATGGTAAAAGCCGGTGATGTAACAGATTTAGCTATTGAATCTTTGCTACCACATTTACAAGAAAACGATATTATTATTGATGGTGGTAATACATACTTTTTTGATACAATGAGACGTAACAAAGCACTTGCTGAGAAGGGAATTCACTTCATTGGTGCAGGTGTATCTGGCGGTGAAGAAGGTGCTCTTAAAGGGCCTGCTATTATGCCTGGAGGACAACGTGAGGCATACGATCTTATGCGTCCTATGCTTGAGGATATTGCTGCAAAAGTTAATGGTGAGCCTTGTACTACATATATAGGGCCTGATGGTGCTGGACACTATGTAAAAATGGTTCATAACGGAATAGAATACGGGGATATGCAGCTTATATCCGAGGCATACTTTCTTCTTAAACATACATTACAGCTTTCAGCAAAAGAGTTACACGAGGTATTTGCAGAATGGAATAAAGGTGAACTAGATAGCTATCTAATAGAAATTACAGCAGATATTTTCACAAAGTATGATGATGAAACAGGAAAGCCACTTGTTGATGTAATTCTAGATAAAGCAGGTCAAAAAGGAACTGGAAAATGGACAAGTCAAAGTGCCCTCGATCTTGGTGTACCCTTACCAGTTATAACAGAGAGTGTGTTTGCCCGATTCGTGTCTGCTTTAAAAGAAGAACGCGCATACGCATCAAATCTTTTAAAAGGACCCGAAGCAGCATCTTATACTGGCGACCGTCAAGAGTTAATCGAAAAGGTTCGCAAAGCTTTATATTTAAGTAAGCTGATCTCTTATGCACAAGGATTCGCTCAATTACGCGCAGCATCCAATGAATATAATTGGGATTTACAATATGGGGATATAGCGATGATATTCCGAGGAGGATGTATTATCCGAGCTGCATTTTTACAAAACATTAAGGATGCATTTGATCGTAACAAAGAACTAGCTAACTTGTTGTTAGATGAGTATTTCAAGGATATTGCAGATCGCTATCAACAATCGCTACGTGACGTACTTGTTGTTGCGATTCAACATGGAATCCCAGTACCTTGCTTTGCAGCGGCTTTAAATTATTACGATAGCTACCGCACGGAAACTTTACCAGCTAATCTATTACAAGCACAACGCGATTATTTTGGTGCTCATACGTACGAACGAACAGATAAAGAAGGTATCTTCCATACTGACTGGTTAAAGATTTAA
- a CDS encoding OFA family MFS transporter: MKKNRWLIALSAIAIHLSIGSAYAYSVFKNPLSELLGWNSKEVTLSFTIAIFFLGLSAATFGRFVEKWGPRKSATIAAILFSTGLFGSGLAIQTESLIMYYLTYGVIGGIGLGVGYISPVSTLVKWFPDRRGLATGMAVMGFGAGALIASPVAASLIESVGISTTFFILGAVYLVLMLSGASYITRPPEGWMPEGMKASAANGKKQTKKADLSQLTANEAVKTKRFWLLWVMMFINISSGIMLISVASPMAQDKVGMSVVAAASMVGLMGLFNGFGRIAWASFSDYIGRSNVFVIFFSVQLVLFLLLPSISNVLLFQIVIFVILTIYGGGFSSLPAFIGDLFGTKQLGAIHGYLLTAWSCAGVFGPMLVATIKDATKSYNATFYIFAGLLLVAFATSILMKLNINAIRKEAEGKVESVA, encoded by the coding sequence ATGAAAAAGAATCGATGGTTAATTGCACTATCTGCAATAGCTATACATTTATCAATTGGTTCTGCTTATGCTTACAGTGTATTTAAAAATCCTCTATCCGAATTATTAGGATGGAACAGTAAAGAAGTTACTTTATCATTTACTATTGCAATTTTCTTTTTAGGTCTTTCAGCAGCAACGTTTGGTAGATTCGTAGAAAAATGGGGCCCTAGAAAATCTGCAACGATTGCAGCTATTTTGTTCTCAACAGGATTATTTGGTTCTGGACTTGCTATTCAAACTGAGTCTTTAATTATGTACTACCTTACTTATGGTGTTATCGGTGGTATTGGTTTAGGTGTAGGTTACATATCACCTGTATCAACTCTTGTGAAGTGGTTCCCTGATAGACGTGGTCTTGCTACTGGAATGGCTGTAATGGGATTCGGTGCTGGTGCATTGATTGCTAGCCCCGTAGCTGCTAGTTTAATTGAATCAGTCGGCATTTCTACTACGTTCTTTATTCTTGGTGCTGTATATTTAGTACTAATGCTTTCAGGAGCATCTTATATTACAAGACCACCTGAAGGTTGGATGCCTGAGGGTATGAAAGCTAGTGCAGCAAATGGTAAAAAACAAACTAAAAAAGCTGATCTTTCTCAATTAACAGCTAATGAAGCTGTAAAAACAAAGCGTTTTTGGCTATTATGGGTTATGATGTTCATTAACATTTCAAGTGGAATCATGCTTATTTCTGTAGCTTCTCCAATGGCCCAAGATAAAGTCGGCATGTCAGTGGTTGCTGCTGCTTCAATGGTTGGACTTATGGGACTATTTAATGGATTTGGACGAATTGCATGGGCTTCTTTCTCAGATTACATTGGGAGAAGTAATGTATTTGTAATCTTCTTCTCTGTACAATTAGTGTTATTCTTATTATTACCGAGTATATCTAATGTATTATTATTCCAAATCGTTATCTTTGTCATCTTAACTATATATGGTGGAGGTTTCTCTTCCCTTCCTGCCTTCATCGGAGACCTTTTTGGAACAAAACAATTAGGGGCTATCCATGGTTACTTATTAACAGCTTGGTCATGTGCAGGTGTATTTGGCCCAATGCTAGTTGCAACAATTAAAGATGCTACAAAGAGTTACAATGCTACATTTTATATTTTTGCTGGTCTATTACTTGTAGCCTTTGCTACTTCAATTCTTATGAAGTTAAACATCAATGCTATTCGCAAAGAGGCAGAAGGTAAAGTTGAATCAGTTGCATAA